The genomic segment AGCTCTGGTAAAGGAGCAACGGGTATCGGCGATTTCGCTGCTTGGACTGCCGCAAAATCTTTCAGTTAGATTGATCTTCCTTCCGTGTTGAGCCCATACTATAGTGCGAGGAGAGGCTGATTCTGTTCCCCTATGCTGGGGCTGATCCTCAATTCCTTACAGGCACTTATTGACGCCACCCCCCGGGGCACCCCCTGGATAGGGAGAAAATCTTAGGGGAAGGATATTTCAGAGCCAACTGCTAAACCATTTTCCTGCAGGAATATCTTCTGCTTCTCTGTTGTCTCGAGGCGCTCAGCAGTGCCCTGCTGAATTTTTGGATGAGCTGAACAACTGTTCCCTGCCATTCACTACCCTTCGCCTGTCTCTTAATATGCACATCGATTTGCAAGTTCTTTTCACTAAGTTTCAGACCTGCTATGTCATCAACCCTTGGTACCTCCGACATATCCAGTAAGTCATGAAATTCCTGGATCAAAAAAGGATTTGTTAAAAATCTATTTTCAAACATTCTTTTCTCTCTTTTGTCAGTAACGAATAAATTATTATCGAGAAACTGGATATCTGCCCATAAGGCTGATTGTTGCCTGCTCCAGATTGCATTCCATCCTTACGATCAGTTGAAGCGTTCACTGCGGTTATTATCAAGAAAGTCATATAAAATCAAGGAGTTTTGGTTTGGTGAAAAGAGAAAAAAGCAGCTAACCACAGAGATCATAGAGGACACAGAGGGGATTAATTAAAGAGCAGCAGCGAGCGACAACGAGTAGCGAAATTAAGCTGACAGCTATCAGCTATTAGCTAACAGCTTGATTTCACCCCATTGGCACGAAGCTGAGCAGTGGGAAGTTGGCGGCAATAGAGTTTGAGCTGTTTGAGTTAGTCTTTTCCTATCTCAAAGAGCGGACAGCTGATCCGATCATTTCGGCGGTCTCGGCTTCCGTTAGGGAGTTATCTGAGGTTTGCGGTAGGTCAGATTAACAGGGGCAGCGCCTGGCCTTTTTCCTCCAGATATGCATTCATAAAGGCCTTTTATTCCTCCCTGTATGTAGCCCATGACTCTTTCTGGAAAGTTTGTCGACAATCCGGGCAGCGAAACCTTTGATGTCCACTACTTTCCTTACCGTGCCGTAAAGCCGACACTACCTTTGCTGTATCCATGTCATAACCTAAAAAGCACCCTATCCCCTCGCCTTAAAGTGCTGGAGCGACTGCCCTGCAGCTTTACTTTCAGGCTAACAAATTATAATATAACATATGATGGCTTCGGCTGAAAAGAGACCAAGATTTGCTTAGATGGAGGTAATGCCAATGAGAAGACTCACTTTAATAGGTGCAACAATTTTTACTCTGGTAATGTGCATCTCTTTACCTGCTTTTGCCGATTCTCCCAATAAGGAGATACGTGAAGCTCAAAACAGATACGGGGGGCAGGAACGACAAGATCGCAAAGATTATAGGAAGATGGAACGGCAAGAACAAAAACATTATAAGGACATGAAGCGGGAGGGACGCAAGCATCGTAAGGAGATGAGGAGGGATTCCCGTAGGGGCCCGGATTACGGCAGATATCGTGGCTATAAAAAACGCCCCTACGACAAACATCGTTCTTACAAGCACCGCAATTATAGAGGACATCGGTATGATTACCGTGGCCATTGGAGATCCTGGGATGAGTGGGATAGATATGCGAGAAAGAATCCACAGCTCTACAAAAATGGCAGATACTACGGCAGGTACTACCGTGAAGATTCCCATTTAATGTTCAGACTCTGTGAGCCTGGCACAGGCAGCTGCATCTTTTTCTCAATAGGAAGGTGATCAGCAGTAGGTGGGGAGGCGCAGCTTTAGGTGAATGTCGAACAGGCTCAGTCGCTTGATGTGCACCGTCCCTGCACTTTCGTTGAGCCGTGCCCTTCCTCCGTGTCCCGTCTATGCTATCTCGCATAGTGCGAGAAGAGGAGGATTAGGCTCCGCCCCCCCCTCCTCTGCTGGGACTGATCCTCGATTCTTTACGGGCCAATATGGTGGTCATCCCCCAGTCCCCCCAAGTCAAAAAGATTTTAAAGCGGAATTAGAGGGGGGGAGGGCCCTCGTCTCTTCTCTAGCTTGGCACCTTTGCTCTACCCCTGGATAGGGAGAAAATCTTATATTCAGGAAAAGATATTTCAGCACCAACGGCTAAACCATTTTCTTGTAAAAATATTTCCTCCTCCTTTGTTGTCTCAAGACCTTCTGCAGGGGTTCCTTGCTGAATTTCCGGATGAGATGAGACAACTGTTCCTAGCCACTCGCTACTCTTTGCCTGTCTTTTAATATGAACATCGATCTGTAAGTTGTTGTCATTAACTCTTAGGCTTGCTATGTCATCAACCCTTGGCATCTCTGACATATCTTGTAAGTCATGAAATTCCTGGATCAAAAAAGGGCTTGTTAAAAATCTATTTTTAAACATTCTTCTCTCTCCTTTGTTAGTAACGAATAAAATATTATCGAGAAACTGGATGTCCGTCAATAAGGTGATGGGTGGATTGTTACCTGTCCAGAAAGTAGTTCTCCCTCACGATCAAATGAAGCTTCCATAGCGGTTATTATCAATAAAACGATATAAAATCAAGGAGTCTTGACCTGAGCACAGCGAGTTTTCAAACTCTCGGCAAGCGTGAGGTGCAGAGGGTAGGGCGTCGTGGTGGCCGGGCTCTTTTCCTTCGTTTCTTTTGAGCAAAAAAAATGAATAATCAACTTTCCTTTTCTGCCAACCAAATTATTTCCAGTATTATCCCATGGATCCTGAAAAATTACCTGTCTTGGCGTGGATAGCCTGCTTCAGCCATTAGACAAAGCCAGATTCAGCGCATACACTGAATCTATCCACAGAGGTATGTGGGACTGAGAGTATTATGTCAGTAGAGGTGTGGGCTGGCATGAGGTGGTGAGCTTAAGCAGTGAAGTTCTGAAAACAGAGAACATATGCAGAGGAAATGAGGATGAAAGATATTTTCGAATTTGCCGATGAACTGGGACCTTTAAAGGTAATACATGTTTATGAACCCTCAGTAAATCTCAGGGCAGTGCTGGTTGTGGACAATATTGCCAGAGGGCCCTCGCTTGGCGGGGTACGTATGGCTACTGATGTCAGTGTTGAGGAGTGCGTGCGTCTGGCCCGGGCCATGACCTATAAAAATTCAGCGGCCGGTCTGCCCCATGGTGGCGGTAAGGCTGTGCTCTATGGTGATCCCAAAATGGCGAAGGTCGAAAAGGAGAAAATGATTCGTGCCCTGGCCAAGGTATTACGTAATGAGGATAGCTATATTTTTGCCCCTGATATGGGAACAGATGAGG from the Desulfotalea psychrophila LSv54 genome contains:
- a CDS encoding IS1/IS1595 family N-terminal zinc-binding domain-containing protein, with translation MDTAKVVSALRHGKESSGHQRFRCPDCRQTFQKESWATYREE